The Sporosarcina sp. Marseille-Q4943 genome includes the window GAATGTGCCAAGAAGTACAAAATCCCATTCCGCGCAGCACCTACGAGTCAATCGTCGATCAAAAGGGCGATGATTCATGGAATCAAGGAATCGTATATACCTTTTCATTCATTTTTCTAAAGAGAGTGCTGGGAACCGGAACGGCTGGTTTCCAGCGCTTTTTTTTAATTGATGGGTGATCATAAAAAAAGCTCTCCGCCGTAAAGCGGAGAGCTTATCATAATGGTTTAGCACGATTTTGCATATGTTTTAGCGCACTCTCAAAAAGTTAAGCTTATTCCGGGACTTCCTGCTCCTCCGAACCGCTCAAGACAACAGCTTGCTTCTCCTCATTCGGCTCGTCGCTGCCGCGATAGCGCTTATACGGCAAGACATTCCATGTACGATAGTCGAAATCGGCCGCGCGGAGCACTTTCGGAATATCGCCAAGAATCTTCTTCGCCACTTCCAATTCCCGCAGCGCTTCTTCTTTATCCTGATACATGAATTCATCCGAAGCGGTCGCCGGTGCCTGCTTCACTTTCTCCTCCAAGTCCTGGATGACCATCTGTTGCTGCGTTTGCAACGATTCCCTCGCATCCATTATCCATTCCGGCTGCATGCCACGGTTCGTATCCCCCACACTCGAATACTCCTCGAACACCTCCCGGTAAATCCGGTCGGCATTCGCACGGACGTCCAAATTAACCATTTCGAGGTCGTCATTTGTCAAATCCTCTACACTCAATGGCGTAGCCCGCTTCCGTCCCCCGAGTCTCGTCCGCTCCAAATAGAACGGGAACATGCTCTTAATGATTTTCCCTACAGGCGAGATAGCGCTTCCAAATTCATCGAGTCCTTTCGGTTGAACGCCTTGGATTGCAATTCTTGCCGATTCCGGGCGGACGATTTCCTTCGGCGGCATAATTCCGTGGCGGAGCATTTCCCGGATTCCCGTGCCGGAAATATTGACCCGGTATTGGTTGTCATGCGGGCAAGACTGCTCTGTCGCAGGGCTGTCACAGCGCGTGCAGTAGAACACCTCATGGAAAAGCCGAATGTCAATTCCGAGCTCTTCCGGTTTGAACTGGTCAAAAATGCTATGGCTCGCATACTTATCGTAATAATCGCCAATTCCTGCGTGGTCCCGGCCGATGAGTGCATGTGTGCATCCGTAGTTTTTCATAATAAGTGCATGGAGTACCGTTTCCCGAGGACCGGCAAAAATATAAGTCACCCTGAGCGGGGCGAGGATGGAACGGCCTTTTGGATAATACGTGTCCAGCACGCTCCGATACGATAGCATCCGGAATTCATGGCGCGTATATTCACGTTTTGCCATCTCGACCAACGGCTGAAGAAGCAACCCGTCGATTTCTTCCAACGCATTTTTATGGATATATTCATGGCCTCGGTGCAAAGGATTCGCCCCAGTAATAAAGCCTGCTGCAGAGCGGAACTTCTTCACTTCATAAAATTCATGCCACGTATCTTTCGGCTCCAAACGCAGCTTTTCAAACGGTCCCCAATCGACTCGGCGCAGCAATCGGATCGGTCCGCCTAGCGCGACATCACCCATACGTCTGTAAATCGCGTCCACGCCGGGATGGTTCCGGTCGGTCGTGCCAAATAGATGGGAAGCCCGGTATTCCTTATCATAATCAAAAATATCCTCGATTTTCAAAATCGCCACAGGCTCGTTCTGTTCATCGGAAAGCGCCACTTCATCCCCCACGGAAAGTGTTCCGATGATTTCTTTGTTGCGATTGCCGATTGGCGCAAAGCTGAGCGGAACCGGCCATACCGTACCGTTCGCCAACCTGCCTTCAGTCAAAACGGATTTATAATCGACTTCATTCATGAATCCTTCATTCGGAGACAAGACCCCTGTCGCAATCATTTCAAGCGTAATGACCGCTTCCAAGTCGACCATGATGGAAGGTAGCAGCCTAGCCCTTTCCAGCTCCTCATCCCTCTCAACCCCCGTCAATACTTTATCCACCAGTTTTCCCCCATGTGGCTGTTGAGGGTAATTGGCAAACCGATTTTCAGTTACGTTCAACATCCCTTCTCCTCCTCATTCCATTCATTCTAGTGAAATCCTATTCTCTTCTGAATGTTAACATACTTTCAAACTTACCAAAAGAGCATTATCAGAAATTAATAATTTTTCTTTTTTTAATACTTGAAGGTCTAGGGAAAGATTATTGAGATGTTTATGTTAAAATCAGTTGGTGGTTTTTCTTGAACGGTTATGCGTGAATTATTTCAGTTATGGACTTTTTTGGGAATATATACGTTTCTGCAGAGGTTTATGCTTAATTAGAGTGGTTTATGCTTAATTAAAGCGATTTATGCGTTTTGGTAGCGGTTTATCATTATTCCACGAATTTATACGTCATTGGAGCAGGAAGGCATGCGATCGTTAGTAATTGGTAGTCGGAGGGAATAGTTGATGAATGATTTTACGAAGAAAGATACATTAAAGTTAGGATTATTAATGTTTGCGCTGTTTTTCGGCGCTGGCAATATGATTTTTCCACCGTTAGTCGGACAGCTTGCGGGGGAAAATGTTTGGATAACAATCGGTGGGTTTCTTATTACAGGCGTCGGTCTTCCTTTTCTCGGTGTTATGGCGGTCGCCATGAGCGGCAGCCAGTTGAGGGATCTTGCGGGCAAAGCTCATCCTTTGTTTGGACTCGTTTTCACGATAATTGTCTATTTGGCGCTAGGACCTTTGTTTGCAGTTCCGCGAACGGCAACGGTTTCATTTGAGATGGGGCTTTCTCCGTTCATTTCCGGACCATTGGAAAGTATTGGACTCATCCTGTTTTCAATCCTCTTTTTTGCAATCACAGCTTGGCTCTCATTAAAGCCGAATCAATTGGTCGACCGTTTCGGGAATGTGCTCACCCCGATCCTTCTTGCCATCGTCGCTTTGATTGTCGCAATCGGCATCATCAAGCCTGCCGGCAAGAGCGGCCCGCCTCAGGAACCGTACATCGACCATCCTTTCATTGACGGCTTCATCCAAGGGTACTTGACGATGGATGCCATTGCAGCTCTCGTGTTCGGTATCATCGTCATTAACGCAGTTAAGGCGAGGGGCATTTCAGACCGGAAGGCGATTGCCGCCATTACGATGAAATCTGGCGGTATTGCCGCTATCGGGCTTTGTCTCGTTTACGTCGGACT containing:
- the brnQ gene encoding branched-chain amino acid transport system II carrier protein, which codes for MNDFTKKDTLKLGLLMFALFFGAGNMIFPPLVGQLAGENVWITIGGFLITGVGLPFLGVMAVAMSGSQLRDLAGKAHPLFGLVFTIIVYLALGPLFAVPRTATVSFEMGLSPFISGPLESIGLILFSILFFAITAWLSLKPNQLVDRFGNVLTPILLAIVALIVAIGIIKPAGKSGPPQEPYIDHPFIDGFIQGYLTMDAIAALVFGIIVINAVKARGISDRKAIAAITMKSGGIAAIGLCLVYVGLAYLGTTSRLVAPNAENGGVILTQLAYSLMGTTGQLLLGVAVFLACLTTSVGLVSSCASFFSTVFPKFSYRLVVIVVCVFSMFVANIGLTQLISFTLPVLFGIYPLAIVLITVSFFHDRFNGYQEVYLFALAAAGIVGFFDMLKAFGLPIDPVADVLGYLPLYEEGIGWIVPAIVFGLVGFFIGSMRKSTT
- a CDS encoding sulfate adenylyltransferase produces the protein MLNVTENRFANYPQQPHGGKLVDKVLTGVERDEELERARLLPSIMVDLEAVITLEMIATGVLSPNEGFMNEVDYKSVLTEGRLANGTVWPVPLSFAPIGNRNKEIIGTLSVGDEVALSDEQNEPVAILKIEDIFDYDKEYRASHLFGTTDRNHPGVDAIYRRMGDVALGGPIRLLRRVDWGPFEKLRLEPKDTWHEFYEVKKFRSAAGFITGANPLHRGHEYIHKNALEEIDGLLLQPLVEMAKREYTRHEFRMLSYRSVLDTYYPKGRSILAPLRVTYIFAGPRETVLHALIMKNYGCTHALIGRDHAGIGDYYDKYASHSIFDQFKPEELGIDIRLFHEVFYCTRCDSPATEQSCPHDNQYRVNISGTGIREMLRHGIMPPKEIVRPESARIAIQGVQPKGLDEFGSAISPVGKIIKSMFPFYLERTRLGGRKRATPLSVEDLTNDDLEMVNLDVRANADRIYREVFEEYSSVGDTNRGMQPEWIMDARESLQTQQQMVIQDLEEKVKQAPATASDEFMYQDKEEALRELEVAKKILGDIPKVLRAADFDYRTWNVLPYKRYRGSDEPNEEKQAVVLSGSEEQEVPE